In Nitrospinota bacterium, the following proteins share a genomic window:
- a CDS encoding cysteine desulfurase, protein MSKIYLDHNATTPMAPEVLELVASVMRSQIGNPSSVHSIGRSARVMVDEAREQVAALIGASPSEIIFTSGGTEANNFALLGVALSTGKVVGHIVTSQVEHPSILNPCLQLEKLGFDVGRLSVDRLGRVEPLADSIRESTLLVSLQHANSETGVMQDIVKAGDVVQNKGVLFHTDAVQSVGKIPFSVKDMPIDMLSISAHKLNGPKGVGALYLRKGTADLFSPVCGGGQEKKRRGGTENVAGIVGFGKACELALSNLQKSTQLSSLRDHFLNLVTERISGVEVFGDVENRLPNTLNLGFDGVEGDTLLIGLDMAGVAVSTGSACSSGSGLPSPVLTAMGIPADKINSSIRFSLGWSNTREEIERAAEIVSQTVSLNRSGTRA, encoded by the coding sequence TTGAGTAAAATTTATCTTGATCATAACGCCACAACCCCGATGGCTCCTGAAGTTCTGGAACTCGTTGCATCGGTAATGCGGAGCCAGATAGGAAACCCTTCGAGCGTGCATTCTATAGGCAGGTCGGCCCGGGTTATGGTAGACGAAGCCCGTGAGCAGGTAGCCGCTCTCATTGGAGCTTCACCCTCAGAAATTATTTTTACCAGTGGGGGAACCGAGGCAAATAACTTTGCCCTTTTGGGTGTGGCCCTGAGCACTGGAAAAGTTGTCGGTCATATTGTTACAAGTCAGGTTGAGCACCCTTCCATTTTGAACCCCTGCCTGCAACTTGAAAAACTGGGGTTTGATGTGGGCCGGTTGTCGGTAGACAGGCTGGGGCGGGTCGAACCATTAGCAGACAGTATAAGGGAGTCGACCCTTCTTGTGTCTCTGCAGCATGCCAACAGTGAGACTGGTGTGATGCAGGATATTGTGAAAGCGGGTGATGTGGTGCAGAATAAAGGGGTTCTCTTTCATACGGATGCTGTGCAAAGTGTTGGCAAGATACCTTTTAGCGTTAAAGATATGCCCATCGATATGTTATCCATTTCCGCGCATAAGTTGAATGGCCCAAAGGGGGTTGGGGCTCTTTATCTAAGGAAAGGGACTGCTGATTTGTTTTCACCTGTTTGTGGAGGGGGGCAGGAAAAGAAAAGAAGGGGGGGGACAGAAAATGTAGCTGGTATAGTTGGTTTTGGCAAAGCATGTGAACTGGCACTTTCGAATTTGCAGAAATCCACACAATTATCCTCCCTGCGTGATCACTTCCTCAATTTGGTGACTGAACGGATTTCAGGAGTCGAAGTTTTTGGTGATGTTGAAAACAGGCTGCCAAATACTTTGAACCTCGGTTTTGATGGGGTTGAAGGAGATACTTTGCTCATTGGTCTGGATATGGCCGGAGTGGCTGTTTCGACAGGATCGGCATGTAGTTCGGGGTCTGGACTGCCTTCTCCTGTTTTAACAGCAATGGGCATACCGGCAGATAAAATCAACTCTTCAATCCGTTTTAGTTTAGGCTGGAGTAATACCAGGGAAGAAATTGAAAGGGCTGCCGAGATCGTGAGTCAAACAGTGTCTCTCAACAGGTCGGGAACCCGTGCCTGA
- the cysE gene encoding serine O-acetyltransferase encodes MLRQIKEDVSVAIEKDPAARNFLEVLLLYPGVHALISYRLAHWLWNLGFNFLARALSQFSRWITGIEIHPAAKIGHRFFIDHGMGVVIGETSEVGNNVFIYHGVTLGGLATKKAKRHPTISDNVVIGAGAQVLGPIHVGRNTKIGSGSVVLQDVPEYSTVIGVPGRVVFSGVSSDVEDNEGLESFPDPVARAIECMLDRLPQMEKEIRQLKETLKQNGVDPASIKSETLPLSKEANVNPEQ; translated from the coding sequence ATGCTTCGTCAAATCAAAGAAGATGTAAGTGTTGCTATCGAAAAAGATCCTGCTGCAAGGAATTTTCTCGAGGTGCTGTTATTGTATCCCGGTGTTCATGCGTTGATCAGCTACCGTTTAGCGCATTGGTTATGGAATTTGGGTTTCAATTTCCTGGCCAGGGCTTTATCTCAGTTTTCCAGGTGGATAACTGGTATAGAAATACACCCGGCAGCAAAAATTGGTCATAGGTTTTTTATTGACCATGGTATGGGAGTGGTGATCGGTGAAACTTCCGAGGTGGGGAACAATGTATTTATCTATCATGGTGTCACATTGGGAGGACTCGCGACTAAAAAGGCAAAACGTCACCCGACTATATCTGATAATGTAGTGATTGGCGCCGGTGCACAAGTTTTAGGCCCTATACACGTTGGTCGTAACACGAAAATTGGTTCTGGATCGGTGGTTCTTCAGGATGTGCCAGAATACTCCACTGTAATCGGCGTTCCGGGTAGAGTGGTTTTTTCCGGTGTTTCTTCTGATGTTGAAGATAATGAGGGACTGGAGTCTTTCCCGGATCCTGTTGCCCGGGCTATAGAGTGCATGTTAGACAGATTGCCGCAAATGGAAAAAGAAATTCGTCAATTAAAGGAAACCCTGAAACAGAATGGAGTAGATCCCGCGTCTATCAAGTCGGAGACCCTTCCACTATCAAAGGAGGCCAACGTTAACCCTGAGCAATAG
- a CDS encoding segregation and condensation protein A, which yields MAYQCKLDIFEGPLDLLLHLIKEQKMDIYDIPIAQITRQYMDYLALMQELNLEVVGEYLVMAAELARIKSKTLLPAPEVDGEFDEGSGEDPRAELMRRLKEYQRYRDAAFELRMKEHDRQQVFARGGQIEIDDSSEERELVDASVFDLLKAYQKILDTKSFEKDYEIEITEMSVTGQIQHIMEILNASESVTFESLFTVLNTRQEVIVTFLAILELMRLKLLRVQQTRHFETIRIYKSADEETQDAILEEYHRTLDSEGPS from the coding sequence ATGGCTTATCAGTGCAAGCTTGACATTTTTGAAGGCCCTTTGGATCTATTGCTCCATTTAATCAAAGAGCAAAAAATGGATATCTACGATATTCCTATTGCTCAAATCACACGGCAGTACATGGACTACCTTGCGCTGATGCAGGAGTTGAACCTTGAAGTGGTCGGTGAATACCTGGTGATGGCGGCAGAGCTGGCGCGTATCAAATCAAAAACTTTGTTGCCGGCTCCAGAAGTTGATGGGGAATTCGATGAGGGCAGTGGAGAGGACCCGCGTGCGGAATTAATGCGCAGACTGAAAGAATACCAGCGCTATCGGGACGCGGCCTTCGAGTTAAGGATGAAGGAACATGATCGGCAACAGGTTTTTGCCCGTGGTGGACAGATCGAAATTGATGATAGTTCTGAAGAACGGGAACTTGTTGATGCGTCGGTATTTGATTTGTTGAAAGCCTACCAGAAAATTCTGGATACAAAGTCCTTTGAAAAAGACTATGAAATTGAAATTACAGAAATGTCTGTTACGGGACAGATTCAGCATATTATGGAAATTCTTAACGCTTCTGAAAGTGTTACGTTTGAATCCCTGTTTACGGTGTTAAATACCAGACAGGAGGTTATCGTCACTTTTCTTGCTATTTTGGAGTTAATGCGTCTTAAACTATTGCGCGTTCAGCAAACACGCCACTTTGAAACAATCCGAATCTATAAGTCCGCAGATGAGGAAACTCAGGATGCCATTTTGGAGGAGTACCACCGTACCCTCGACTCTGAAGGGCCATCTTAA
- a CDS encoding 16S rRNA (uracil(1498)-N(3))-methyltransferase: MSHKFFVPEEQIVSDKVTLTGSDVSHIRTVLRLKPGASIKVISGSDKLLTVRLIEVKAKIIHGEVVGSEKFEVESPLKVHLGLALTRGNKFDSALRKSVELGVYSVTPLTTDRCVVKMHQAGNKTERWKKIALESAKQCGRTEIPFVAEEVGTLETFCKNNHDRDLNLVFWEMEENYSLKNLNLVKAPHSVGVLIGPEGGFSSNEIKKVHDFGFHTIGLGPRILKAETAPVVALALLQSLWGDI; the protein is encoded by the coding sequence ATGAGCCACAAATTTTTTGTACCTGAAGAACAAATTGTCAGTGACAAAGTGACGCTTACCGGCTCGGATGTTTCGCATATCAGGACTGTTTTAAGGTTAAAGCCTGGAGCTTCTATCAAGGTGATCAGCGGCTCGGACAAATTACTCACGGTTCGTTTGATAGAGGTCAAAGCAAAAATAATACATGGAGAGGTTGTTGGGTCAGAAAAATTCGAAGTAGAGTCTCCTTTAAAGGTACATTTGGGCCTCGCATTGACCAGGGGGAACAAGTTTGATTCGGCCTTAAGAAAATCAGTGGAGCTGGGTGTTTATAGTGTTACTCCTTTGACCACAGATCGATGCGTGGTAAAAATGCATCAGGCTGGGAATAAAACCGAGCGTTGGAAGAAAATTGCCCTGGAAAGTGCCAAGCAATGCGGGCGTACTGAAATACCTTTCGTGGCAGAAGAAGTAGGTACTTTGGAAACGTTTTGCAAAAATAACCATGATCGAGACCTTAACCTGGTTTTTTGGGAAATGGAGGAAAACTATTCCCTGAAAAATTTAAACCTGGTCAAAGCACCGCATTCAGTAGGTGTTTTGATTGGTCCCGAGGGTGGATTCAGCTCTAATGAGATCAAGAAGGTCCATGATTTCGGTTTTCATACCATAGGGCTGGGACCCCGTATTCTTAAAGCTGAAACGGCCCCTGTGGTGGCGTTGGCACTTTTGCAATCACTTTGGGGTGATATATAA
- a CDS encoding HAD family hydrolase: MGFPFKAIGFDWAHTLVDLGEEGDSPPLEKVFTFLRDKQIELPDFETCLAKSRELFRPMIEQSRKTHREARYEEVLQYLLFYFKIQWQGKVTIPELLQVYYKEVYRERVVFPEVNTVLNQLSQWGIKMGIISNTTNPVFMKEEELEATGLKKYFDFTIYSSGVPYRKPHPSIFQLAISQFKLEPSEILFVGDSLSMDILGARGVGMKTAWINRKKEKSDIIPDYEIVSLEDLLRIHWVEA, encoded by the coding sequence ATGGGGTTTCCTTTTAAAGCAATTGGTTTTGACTGGGCGCATACTTTGGTCGATTTGGGAGAAGAGGGTGACAGTCCTCCTTTGGAGAAAGTATTTACCTTCCTGAGGGATAAACAAATTGAACTGCCGGATTTTGAAACTTGTCTGGCAAAATCCCGGGAACTTTTTCGACCGATGATAGAACAATCCCGTAAAACTCATCGAGAAGCTCGCTATGAAGAGGTTTTGCAGTATCTACTTTTCTATTTCAAAATTCAATGGCAGGGAAAGGTTACAATTCCAGAACTCTTGCAGGTTTATTATAAAGAGGTTTATAGAGAGCGAGTGGTTTTCCCCGAGGTCAACACAGTTCTCAATCAATTGAGTCAGTGGGGAATTAAAATGGGAATTATTTCCAACACCACTAACCCGGTTTTTATGAAGGAAGAAGAGCTGGAAGCTACTGGCTTGAAGAAATATTTTGATTTCACTATTTATTCCTCAGGTGTTCCTTATCGCAAACCTCATCCATCCATTTTTCAACTTGCGATCAGCCAGTTTAAATTAGAACCCTCGGAAATTTTGTTTGTGGGAGACAGTCTTTCAATGGATATATTGGGAGCGCGCGGGGTGGGTATGAAAACCGCATGGATCAACCGTAAAAAAGAAAAATCAGATATCATCCCCGATTATGAAATTGTGTCCCTGGAAGACTTGTTAAGGATTCATTGGGTGGAGGCATGA
- a CDS encoding DUF2284 domain-containing protein has protein sequence MTSENIKSLPQNIRSNQELIQEAIGLGCTKAKVILTKTISMAHWMKLQCQYGCSHYGSLLTCPPFAPDTEEMSEVLSDYEKALLINASPETNVREIVVQLESLLKEKGFSKAFALSATPCDLCDPCTISTCCQYPEKARPTLQACGIDVNETVHNNGWGDLGKQTPCTPTHAIGLVLID, from the coding sequence ATGACTTCAGAAAACATAAAATCCCTGCCTCAAAATATTCGCTCGAATCAAGAGCTTATTCAGGAAGCAATAGGCTTGGGTTGCACCAAAGCAAAGGTGATTTTAACAAAGACCATATCCATGGCTCATTGGATGAAGTTACAGTGCCAATATGGCTGTTCCCATTACGGTTCGCTTTTAACCTGCCCTCCCTTTGCACCCGATACAGAAGAAATGTCGGAAGTCCTTTCAGATTACGAAAAAGCCCTGCTGATAAACGCAAGTCCGGAAACAAACGTAAGAGAAATTGTGGTCCAGTTGGAAAGTCTTTTAAAAGAGAAAGGTTTCAGCAAGGCATTTGCATTATCTGCTACTCCCTGTGACTTGTGCGACCCCTGCACCATTTCAACTTGTTGTCAATATCCTGAAAAAGCCCGGCCAACCCTTCAAGCCTGCGGAATTGATGTTAATGAAACCGTCCACAATAACGGCTGGGGTGATCTTGGTAAACAGACCCCCTGTACCCCAACCCATGCTATTGGTCTGGTGCTTATAGATTAA
- a CDS encoding CBS domain-containing protein produces MVKKDLLHKLVCEGLNQKTPVSKIMEESILAVDIYLTISDAGSLMQKYNINHLAVTKDDEIAGIVSIRDLAYKSKEPAQTY; encoded by the coding sequence TTGGTTAAGAAGGATCTCTTACATAAATTGGTCTGTGAAGGCCTAAATCAAAAAACTCCAGTTTCCAAAATTATGGAGGAATCAATCTTAGCCGTAGATATATACTTAACAATCTCTGATGCCGGGTCACTGATGCAAAAATACAATATCAACCATCTGGCTGTCACAAAAGATGATGAGATAGCAGGAATTGTATCAATTAGAGACCTTGCTTATAAATCTAAAGAACCCGCTCAAACCTATTAA
- the serB gene encoding phosphoserine phosphatase SerB gives MSSTSNQLHIHISAQDRPGILAETLAFIVQSHCNVVDIKQFVFNGLLNLSILLDGCDEAKIQPLRDALSGYAEKMNFKATLYPWETAIRPEAPYIHRSVVTLLCDSMPSTGFLEITRIFAELDINILRIEQLGSGDVHALEFIIGTREVHSSEDVLDALVKFKENYRVDIAVQEETYFRRNKRLIVLDADMTFLQCEVIDELGKLAGVGEEMAGITHQAMNGQIDFESALRKRVKLLKGLSVEKLYQLSSLLPLTPGAESLVYILKHLGYKIALVSGGFQFFIDKIRENYGLDYGVANQLRIENGKVSGELEGQIIDAEAKEKTLIALAEKEGFSLRQVVAVGDGANDIKMLAKAGLGIAFNAKPIVQRQANASINQSDLRLILYFLGINGKELQELDDLSGGEQSWPSEK, from the coding sequence ATGTCTTCTACTTCCAACCAACTGCATATTCATATATCAGCACAAGACCGCCCTGGGATTCTGGCTGAAACTTTAGCATTCATAGTTCAGTCCCATTGCAATGTAGTCGATATCAAGCAATTTGTTTTTAACGGTTTACTCAATCTATCCATTTTGCTTGACGGGTGCGATGAAGCCAAGATTCAACCCCTTCGAGACGCACTATCCGGTTATGCTGAAAAAATGAATTTCAAAGCCACTCTGTATCCCTGGGAAACAGCGATAAGGCCAGAGGCCCCTTATATCCATCGTTCAGTTGTGACCTTGCTCTGTGATTCCATGCCATCCACGGGATTTTTGGAAATCACGAGAATTTTCGCTGAGCTTGATATAAATATCCTGCGTATTGAGCAATTGGGCTCAGGGGATGTGCATGCACTGGAGTTTATTATCGGAACCCGCGAGGTCCACTCATCAGAAGATGTCCTGGATGCCTTGGTGAAGTTTAAAGAAAATTATCGGGTCGATATTGCTGTTCAGGAAGAGACTTATTTCAGACGTAATAAAAGGTTGATTGTGCTCGATGCTGATATGACTTTCTTGCAGTGTGAAGTTATTGATGAACTGGGAAAGTTGGCCGGGGTGGGAGAGGAGATGGCCGGGATTACACATCAGGCTATGAATGGTCAAATCGACTTTGAATCAGCATTACGTAAAAGAGTTAAATTGTTAAAAGGACTATCTGTAGAAAAACTGTATCAACTCTCCAGCTTATTACCTCTTACACCGGGGGCAGAGTCTCTGGTTTATATTTTGAAACACCTTGGATATAAAATTGCTCTGGTCAGCGGTGGTTTTCAGTTCTTTATAGATAAGATTCGCGAAAATTATGGTTTGGACTATGGTGTTGCAAATCAGTTGAGAATAGAAAATGGTAAAGTTTCTGGTGAGCTGGAAGGGCAGATTATTGATGCGGAAGCCAAAGAAAAAACATTGATTGCTCTAGCCGAAAAGGAAGGATTCTCCCTGCGTCAGGTAGTGGCAGTTGGTGATGGGGCTAACGATATTAAGATGCTGGCAAAGGCAGGATTGGGGATTGCCTTTAACGCCAAACCTATCGTGCAACGCCAGGCAAATGCAAGCATCAACCAGTCTGACTTAAGATTAATTCTTTATTTTTTAGGGATTAACGGAAAAGAACTTCAGGAGTTAGATGATCTGTCTGGAGGCGAGCAGTCCTGGCCTTCAGAAAAATGA
- a CDS encoding replication-associated recombination protein A has product MELFPDYEKPTAPLADRLRPDNWEGFAGQKHLIGEGLPLRELVESGSKLSFILWGPPGTGKTTLARIAARLTESEFHEISAVNAGVADIRKVIECARQLWKTHQQGTIIFIDEIHRFNKAQQDAVLPHIEDGTVRLIGSTTENPSFEVIPSLRSRCQIFRLDFLGREQIHEILDRALNDTEKGLGEADIEISQEAIEMIVSHANGDARRALNVLEAANEIGVRKNLKQVDLKIVEGVVQKASTLFDKKGTEHYDHASAFQKSLRGSDADAAIYWLAKLIDGGEDPRFIVRRLLVTAAEDVGNADPQAFILAQAVANSVEKLGFPEARIPLAQAVIYVAQAPKDNSAIVAIDKALDDIQNKGHSYPVPDHLKDTHYKDAKSKYGFGVDYKYPHDFPGSTVEQEYLPKSLKDRKYIPEKK; this is encoded by the coding sequence ATGGAACTATTTCCTGATTATGAAAAACCAACCGCACCTCTTGCGGATCGCTTGCGCCCTGACAACTGGGAAGGGTTTGCGGGGCAGAAGCATCTTATCGGAGAAGGATTGCCTTTAAGAGAATTGGTGGAATCTGGTTCGAAACTATCTTTCATATTATGGGGCCCACCTGGAACAGGTAAAACAACCCTCGCACGGATTGCGGCACGACTGACTGAAAGCGAGTTTCATGAGATCAGTGCGGTGAATGCCGGTGTCGCTGATATCAGAAAGGTCATTGAATGTGCCCGCCAGCTTTGGAAGACCCATCAACAGGGAACAATAATCTTCATTGATGAAATTCACCGGTTTAATAAAGCCCAGCAGGATGCCGTACTTCCTCATATTGAAGATGGAACAGTTCGTTTGATCGGCAGTACAACCGAGAACCCTTCATTTGAGGTAATACCTTCACTTAGATCGCGTTGCCAGATTTTTCGGCTCGACTTTTTGGGGCGGGAACAAATTCATGAAATCCTAGACAGAGCTTTGAATGATACTGAAAAGGGTTTGGGAGAGGCAGATATTGAAATTTCTCAAGAAGCAATAGAAATGATTGTCAGTCATGCAAATGGAGATGCTCGCCGTGCACTAAATGTTTTGGAAGCAGCAAATGAGATAGGTGTTCGGAAGAACTTGAAACAGGTTGATCTAAAGATAGTAGAGGGGGTTGTTCAAAAAGCATCTACACTTTTTGATAAAAAAGGCACTGAACATTACGATCATGCCTCAGCGTTCCAGAAAAGTTTACGTGGCTCAGATGCAGATGCGGCAATTTACTGGCTGGCAAAACTGATTGATGGGGGTGAAGACCCTCGTTTTATTGTTCGCAGGTTGTTGGTCACTGCGGCTGAAGATGTGGGAAACGCTGACCCTCAAGCATTCATATTGGCGCAGGCTGTGGCGAATTCTGTGGAAAAGCTGGGATTTCCAGAAGCACGCATACCTCTTGCTCAGGCAGTGATCTATGTGGCACAGGCTCCGAAGGATAATTCTGCGATTGTCGCTATAGATAAGGCTTTGGACGATATCCAGAATAAGGGGCATTCCTATCCTGTCCCGGATCATTTGAAAGACACGCATTATAAAGATGCTAAATCAAAGTATGGATTTGGTGTGGACTATAAGTACCCGCATGACTTTCCTGGCTCGACGGTTGAGCAGGAGTATCTACCAAAATCTTTAAAAGATCGTAAATATATACCTGAAAAAAAATGA